From Crassaminicella indica, one genomic window encodes:
- a CDS encoding peptide MFS transporter → MSEVAVKNKRPFGFYVCCIAFMLERMAYYSAKYLIFAFVPAAVIVGGLGLTKVEAALIQSNLVAFTYLAPLIGGYLTDRYIGARYCIPVGLALMAVGYFFGGIATDATAMNIMVALVAIGTGLFKGNNSAISGSLFADSKQLDSAFSVQYSFVNIGAFIGTTSVGILVATTFAHGQVQGFRAAFKLCSIICAIDAIWFLFGMRFLKEAGKKPFKAGKYTEKKIETEVKPLTKTEKRKVFAIVLISMFSVVFWVFWYLTYLAAYDYGGQFVDMNVNGFKVPLSWFDSLNSFVCISMGPILGALWFKLSKRPQGDLSLFKKLSMGLALLGMAFLMLVFAEITRGVGADATSKASIIWLIVFGVLLSIGEMLFSPLGNSFVTKYAPNKIFSILMGVWIFATFIAGKSYGYLYAIASKYTIMQSYVVIPIILFICATILFLSDKKLVKLLEDEDPEEKINAY, encoded by the coding sequence ATGAGCGAAGTTGCAGTAAAAAATAAAAGACCTTTTGGTTTTTACGTTTGCTGTATAGCATTTATGCTAGAAAGAATGGCGTATTATTCTGCTAAGTATTTAATTTTTGCTTTTGTTCCTGCTGCTGTGATAGTAGGTGGGTTAGGCCTTACAAAGGTTGAAGCTGCATTGATTCAATCAAACCTTGTTGCATTTACATATCTTGCTCCTCTTATTGGTGGATATCTTACTGATAGATATATAGGAGCTAGATACTGTATCCCAGTTGGATTAGCTTTGATGGCTGTTGGATATTTTTTTGGTGGAATAGCAACAGATGCTACAGCTATGAATATAATGGTTGCTCTTGTAGCAATTGGTACAGGTCTTTTTAAAGGTAATAATTCTGCAATTAGTGGATCTTTGTTTGCTGATAGTAAACAGCTAGATTCAGCATTTTCAGTTCAGTATTCATTTGTAAATATTGGAGCTTTTATTGGGACTACATCAGTTGGTATTCTTGTAGCAACTACCTTTGCACATGGGCAAGTTCAGGGCTTTAGAGCTGCCTTTAAGCTATGTAGTATTATTTGTGCTATTGATGCTATATGGTTTTTATTTGGAATGAGATTTCTTAAAGAAGCAGGGAAAAAGCCGTTTAAAGCTGGTAAGTATACTGAAAAGAAGATTGAAACAGAAGTTAAACCATTAACAAAAACAGAAAAAAGAAAAGTTTTTGCTATTGTACTTATATCAATGTTCTCAGTAGTATTTTGGGTATTTTGGTATTTGACTTATCTTGCTGCTTATGATTATGGTGGTCAATTCGTAGATATGAATGTAAATGGATTTAAAGTACCGCTTTCATGGTTTGATTCATTAAATTCATTTGTATGTATTTCTATGGGACCGATATTGGGTGCACTTTGGTTTAAATTATCAAAACGTCCTCAAGGAGATTTGAGCTTGTTTAAAAAATTAAGCATGGGTCTTGCTTTGTTGGGTATGGCTTTTTTAATGCTTGTATTTGCAGAAATTACAAGAGGTGTAGGTGCAGATGCTACATCAAAGGCAAGTATAATTTGGCTTATTGTATTTGGTGTGTTATTAAGTATAGGAGAAATGCTGTTTTCACCACTTGGTAACTCATTTGTAACTAAATATGCACCTAATAAGATTTTCTCTATATTGATGGGCGTTTGGATTTTTGCTACGTTTATAGCAGGTAAATCATATGGCTATTTATATGCTATTGCTTCAAAATATACTATTATGCAGTCATATGTTGTCATACCAATAATTCTGTTTATATGTGCAACGATACTTTTCTTATCTGATAAAAAGCTTGTAAAGCTACTTGAAGATGAAGATCCTGAAGAAAAGATTAATGCATATTAA
- a CDS encoding 4-hydroxybutyrate dehydrogenase, translating to MKFFKLPTQIHKFDDFKSFAEEFKIGENDLVLTHQFLYDPFMKELDLKADFIMQEKYGVGEPSDEMIDKILAEVIDKPYKRIIAIGGGSVIDIAKLLIFKDGKNALDMFEKKIDFIKDKELIIVPTTCGTGSEVTNISIAEIKSKHTKMGLAIDELYADYAVLIPELIKGLPYKFFVFSSIDALIHAIESYVSPNSNDFTQMISVKAIEMILKGYIEIIEKGEDYRQELLEDFAVASNYAGIAFGNTGVGAVHALSYPLGGTYHVPHGEANYQFFTEVFKTYNRLNPEGKIKALNTFLADLLNVEETQVYDAIEKVLDKLLSKKPLREYGMKQEEIESFTDSVLEKQQRLLANNYVPLSREEILNIYKNLY from the coding sequence ATGAAATTTTTTAAATTACCAACACAAATCCATAAATTTGATGATTTTAAAAGCTTTGCAGAAGAATTTAAAATTGGAGAAAATGATTTAGTACTTACGCATCAATTCCTTTATGATCCTTTTATGAAGGAATTAGACTTGAAAGCAGATTTTATTATGCAAGAAAAGTATGGTGTAGGTGAGCCATCTGATGAAATGATTGATAAAATTTTAGCAGAGGTAATAGATAAGCCATACAAAAGGATTATTGCAATAGGTGGAGGAAGTGTAATCGATATTGCAAAATTATTAATATTTAAAGATGGTAAAAATGCATTAGATATGTTTGAAAAGAAAATTGATTTTATAAAAGATAAGGAACTTATTATTGTACCAACAACTTGTGGAACAGGAAGCGAAGTAACAAATATTTCTATAGCAGAAATTAAATCAAAGCATACTAAAATGGGACTTGCAATTGATGAATTATATGCTGATTATGCAGTGCTTATTCCAGAGCTTATAAAGGGGCTTCCATACAAATTCTTTGTATTTAGTTCTATAGATGCATTAATTCATGCCATAGAATCTTATGTATCACCAAATTCTAACGATTTTACACAAATGATCAGTGTAAAAGCAATTGAAATGATTTTAAAAGGATATATAGAAATTATTGAAAAAGGTGAAGATTATAGACAAGAATTATTAGAAGATTTTGCAGTTGCAAGTAACTATGCAGGAATTGCATTTGGAAATACAGGAGTTGGAGCAGTACATGCTTTATCTTATCCATTAGGAGGTACATATCATGTGCCACATGGAGAGGCAAATTATCAGTTCTTTACAGAAGTATTTAAAACTTATAATAGATTAAATCCAGAAGGAAAAATTAAAGCATTAAATACTTTCTTAGCTGATTTACTAAATGTAGAGGAGACACAAGTATATGATGCTATTGAAAAGGTACTTGATAAGCTTTTAAGTAAAAAACCTTTAAGAGAATATGGTATGAAGCAAGAAGAAATTGAAAGCTTTACAGATAGTGTACTTGAAAAGCAACAAAGACTTCTTGCAAATAATTATGTGCCATTATCAAGAGAAGAGATACTAAATATATATAAAAATTTATACTAA
- a CDS encoding acetyl-CoA hydrolase/transferase family protein: MRWQDIYKSKLTTAQEAVKHIQSGNRVVIGHACSEPLVLVDAMVANKDQYKDVEIVHMVAMGKSEYAKPEMAPHFRHNALFVGGSTRKAVNEARADYTPCFFTEIPRLFKDGYLPVDVALIQVSRPDEHGYCSFGLSVDYTKPAAECAKLVIAEVNDQMPRTMGDSFIHISEIDHIVETSYPIIELQPPKIGEVEKAIGENCAKLVEDGATLQLGIGAIPDAVLLFLKDKKDLGIHSEMFSDGVVELIEAGVINNKKKTLHKGKMVVTFLMGTKRLYDFVDNNPSVELYPVDYVNNPVVIMQNENIVSINSCIQVDLMGQVVSESIGLKQFSGVGGQVDYIRGASMARKGKSIIAIPSTASKGKVSRIVPFIDEGSAVTTTRNDVHYVVTEYGIAELRGKSLKERGRALINIAHPDFRPMLIEEWEKRFNCKFE; this comes from the coding sequence ATGCGTTGGCAAGATATTTATAAGTCAAAACTTACAACTGCACAAGAGGCTGTAAAGCATATTCAATCAGGAAATAGAGTGGTTATCGGTCATGCATGTAGTGAACCTTTAGTATTAGTAGATGCAATGGTTGCAAATAAAGATCAATATAAAGATGTTGAAATTGTTCACATGGTAGCAATGGGAAAAAGTGAATATGCAAAGCCAGAAATGGCGCCTCACTTCAGACATAATGCATTGTTTGTAGGAGGTTCTACAAGAAAAGCAGTGAATGAAGCGAGAGCAGATTATACGCCTTGTTTTTTCACAGAGATTCCAAGACTTTTTAAAGATGGATATTTACCAGTAGATGTGGCATTGATCCAAGTAAGTCGTCCAGATGAGCATGGATATTGTAGCTTTGGTCTTTCTGTTGATTATACAAAACCAGCAGCAGAATGTGCAAAGCTAGTAATTGCAGAAGTAAATGATCAAATGCCAAGAACTATGGGAGACTCTTTTATACATATTTCTGAAATAGATCATATTGTTGAAACCTCTTATCCTATTATAGAGCTTCAACCTCCTAAGATTGGCGAAGTTGAAAAGGCAATTGGTGAAAACTGTGCAAAATTAGTTGAAGATGGTGCTACACTTCAATTAGGAATTGGAGCTATTCCAGATGCGGTACTTTTATTTTTAAAAGACAAAAAAGATTTAGGAATTCATTCAGAAATGTTTTCAGACGGTGTTGTTGAGTTAATAGAGGCAGGAGTTATTAATAATAAGAAAAAAACACTACATAAAGGAAAAATGGTAGTAACATTCTTAATGGGTACAAAAAGACTTTATGATTTTGTTGATAATAACCCATCAGTAGAGTTATATCCAGTAGATTATGTAAATAATCCTGTTGTGATTATGCAAAATGAAAATATTGTTTCTATAAATTCTTGTATTCAAGTTGATTTAATGGGTCAGGTTGTGTCAGAAAGTATAGGATTAAAGCAATTTAGTGGTGTAGGTGGACAGGTTGACTATATTCGTGGAGCGAGCATGGCAAGAAAAGGAAAATCTATTATTGCTATTCCATCAACAGCATCAAAAGGAAAGGTATCTCGTATTGTACCATTTATTGATGAAGGGTCAGCTGTTACAACTACACGTAATGATGTTCATTATGTAGTTACAGAATATGGTATTGCGGAGTTGAGAGGCAAAAGCTTAAAAGAAAGAGGAAGAGCTCTTATCAATATTGCGCATCCAGATTTTAGACCAATGCTGATTGAAGAGTGGGAAAAAAGATTTAATTGTAAATTTGAATAA
- a CDS encoding NifU family protein → MFDKVNAVINQIIRPKLKEHYGDIELVKVKEGVVEVKLLGACSGCPSAKFTLEDIVLHDLQKEIPEVKEVVLVTEVSQDLIDMAKKILNKEK, encoded by the coding sequence ATGTTTGATAAAGTGAATGCAGTAATTAATCAAATAATAAGACCAAAGCTGAAAGAGCATTATGGGGATATCGAGCTTGTAAAAGTTAAAGAGGGTGTTGTAGAAGTAAAGCTTTTAGGAGCATGTAGCGGTTGTCCATCTGCGAAGTTTACCCTTGAGGATATTGTACTTCATGACTTACAGAAAGAAATTCCTGAAGTTAAGGAAGTTGTGTTGGTTACAGAAGTTAGTCAAGACCTTATTGATATGGCAAAGAAAATATTAAATAAAGAAAAGTAG
- a CDS encoding 4-hydroxyphenylacetate 3-hydroxylase family protein: MALMTKEQYLESLRKLDIKVYMFGELVENFVDHPIIRPSINSVAMTYELAQDPQYEDLMTATSNLTGEKINRFTHLHQSTDDLRKKVKMLRLLGQKTGSCFQRCVGMDAFNAVYSTTYEVDKAHGTNYHENFKKFLEYVQKNDLVVDGAMTDPKGNRGLSPSKQEDPDLFLRVVEKREDGIVVRGAKAHQTGAVNSHEHLIMPTIAMREGDEAYAVSFAVPSDAEGLYMIYGRQSCDTRKLEEGADVDLGNKEFGGQEALVVFDDVFVPNDRIFLNGEVEFAGMLVERFAGYHRQSYGGCKVGVGDVLIGAAALAAEFNGAAKASHIKDKLIEMTHLNETLYCCGIACSAEGYPTEAGNYQIDLLLANVCKQNVTRFPYEITRLAEDIAGGLMVTMPSEKDFKHPVLGPICEKYFKGVDSVPTEHRMRVLRLIENMTLGAAAVGYRTESMHGAGSPQAQRIMIARQGNLEHKKELARKIARIDEESVAARNAAATK, encoded by the coding sequence ATGGCATTAATGACAAAAGAGCAGTATCTTGAAAGCTTAAGAAAATTAGACATAAAGGTGTACATGTTTGGAGAATTGGTTGAAAATTTTGTAGATCATCCAATCATCAGACCATCTATCAATTCAGTTGCAATGACTTATGAATTAGCACAGGATCCACAATATGAGGATTTGATGACAGCAACATCTAATTTAACAGGAGAAAAAATAAATCGTTTTACGCATTTACATCAAAGCACTGACGATTTAAGAAAGAAAGTAAAGATGTTAAGATTACTTGGACAAAAAACAGGTTCATGTTTCCAACGCTGTGTAGGTATGGATGCTTTTAATGCAGTATATAGCACTACTTATGAAGTAGATAAAGCACATGGAACAAACTACCATGAAAACTTTAAAAAGTTTTTAGAGTATGTACAAAAAAATGATTTAGTAGTAGATGGAGCTATGACAGACCCTAAAGGAAATAGAGGGTTATCACCAAGCAAGCAAGAAGATCCTGATCTTTTCTTACGTGTTGTAGAAAAGAGAGAAGATGGTATTGTTGTAAGAGGAGCAAAAGCTCATCAAACAGGAGCAGTAAACTCTCATGAGCATTTAATCATGCCAACAATTGCTATGAGAGAAGGAGATGAAGCTTATGCTGTATCCTTTGCAGTACCATCAGATGCAGAAGGACTTTATATGATCTATGGAAGACAAAGCTGCGACACAAGAAAGCTAGAAGAGGGAGCAGATGTAGATCTAGGAAACAAAGAATTTGGTGGACAAGAAGCATTAGTAGTATTTGATGATGTATTTGTTCCAAATGATAGAATATTCTTAAATGGAGAAGTAGAATTTGCAGGAATGCTAGTAGAAAGATTTGCAGGATATCATCGTCAAAGCTATGGTGGATGTAAAGTAGGTGTAGGCGATGTACTTATAGGAGCAGCAGCATTAGCAGCGGAATTCAATGGAGCAGCAAAAGCTTCACATATAAAAGATAAATTGATTGAAATGACTCACTTAAATGAAACATTATACTGCTGTGGTATAGCTTGTTCAGCAGAAGGATATCCAACAGAAGCAGGAAATTATCAAATCGATTTATTACTTGCAAATGTCTGTAAGCAAAATGTAACAAGATTCCCATATGAAATTACAAGACTTGCGGAAGATATAGCAGGTGGACTTATGGTAACAATGCCATCAGAAAAAGATTTTAAGCATCCAGTGCTTGGACCAATTTGTGAAAAATACTTTAAAGGCGTAGATTCTGTGCCAACAGAGCATAGAATGAGAGTATTAAGACTTATTGAAAATATGACATTAGGAGCAGCAGCAGTAGGATACAGAACAGAGTCAATGCATGGAGCAGGTTCACCACAAGCACAAAGAATTATGATTGCAAGACAAGGAAATCTTGAGCATAAGAAAGAATTAGCAAGAAAGATTGCAAGAATAGATGAAGAATCTGTAGCAGCAAGAAATGCAGCAGCTACAAAGTAA
- a CDS encoding GerAB/ArcD/ProY family transporter — MLNKEVLSDKQGISIISLFIIGSSIVLATAGEAKKDLWIAIILSIISAIPIVLVHSSLLVLFPGKDLYDILEIVFGKFVGKGISILFIWFTFFLGGLVLRLFGDFIFIVSLQNTPKIISMLFIGVLCIWAVKEGVETIGRWGEFFLIVTIVLILIFILLLINKMNINNIRPMLAEGIKPIIEGTFHTFIFPFTQTIVFTTFFSSIKVKKVHKVYILGLLIGGIILYVSSIADLLVLGAGTVENMYFPTYATATRLNIGNFGERLEVVIAVTLLIGGFIKVCICLLGTCTGVAKIFGFKDYKFIATPIGLLIINLSYFIHNSVMEKAEFASDIYPGYAFLFQVILPIIIFIGAKIKKKQLH, encoded by the coding sequence ATGTTGAACAAAGAGGTTCTTTCTGATAAACAAGGTATATCCATTATAAGTTTATTCATAATAGGAAGTTCAATAGTATTGGCTACAGCAGGGGAAGCAAAAAAAGATTTATGGATTGCAATCATTTTATCAATTATTAGTGCCATACCTATAGTATTAGTACATTCTAGTCTTTTGGTGCTTTTTCCTGGTAAAGATTTGTATGATATCCTTGAGATCGTTTTTGGAAAATTTGTAGGTAAAGGGATTTCGATATTATTTATTTGGTTTACATTTTTCTTAGGAGGATTAGTATTGAGACTTTTTGGTGATTTTATTTTTATAGTTTCTTTACAAAATACTCCTAAAATTATATCAATGTTGTTTATTGGTGTTTTATGCATTTGGGCAGTAAAGGAAGGAGTTGAAACAATAGGTAGATGGGGAGAATTTTTTCTAATAGTGACTATTGTTTTGATACTAATATTTATTTTGCTGTTAATTAATAAAATGAATATAAATAATATTAGACCTATGTTAGCTGAAGGTATAAAACCAATTATTGAAGGTACTTTTCATACGTTTATATTTCCATTTACTCAAACGATTGTATTTACAACTTTTTTTTCTTCAATAAAGGTAAAAAAAGTTCATAAAGTTTATATATTGGGTTTGTTAATAGGAGGAATAATATTATATGTATCTTCTATTGCTGACCTTTTGGTATTAGGGGCTGGTACTGTTGAAAATATGTATTTTCCAACATATGCAACTGCTACTAGGTTAAATATTGGAAATTTTGGTGAACGATTGGAAGTTGTGATCGCTGTTACATTATTAATAGGAGGTTTTATCAAAGTATGTATATGTTTATTAGGTACTTGTACTGGAGTTGCTAAAATATTTGGCTTTAAGGATTATAAGTTCATAGCAACACCAATAGGATTATTGATAATTAATTTATCATATTTTATTCATAATAGTGTAATGGAAAAGGCGGAATTTGCTTCGGATATATATCCTGGTTATGCTTTTTTATTTCAAGTAATTTTACCTATCATCATATTTATTGGTGCTAAAATAAAAAAGAAACAGTTGCATTGA